From a region of the Bradyrhizobium sp. KBS0727 genome:
- a CDS encoding sulfurtransferase TusA family protein yields the protein MTTTKLDLTGLKCPLPALKTRKALKAVAPGDFLEVHCTDPLSVIDIPNLIRETGDKVEISERGETRIVFLIEKTNGSIGKSNDAPPVIG from the coding sequence ATGACCACCACCAAGCTCGATCTCACCGGCCTGAAGTGCCCGCTCCCGGCGCTGAAGACACGCAAGGCGCTGAAGGCGGTCGCGCCCGGCGACTTCCTCGAAGTTCACTGTACCGATCCGCTATCGGTAATCGATATTCCCAACCTGATCCGGGAAACCGGCGACAAGGTCGAGATCTCCGAGCGCGGCGAAACCCGCATCGTTTTCCTGATAGAGAAGACGAATGGCTCGATAGGAAAATCCAATGATGCGCCGCCTGTCATCGGGTGA
- the glp gene encoding gephyrin-like molybdotransferase Glp, with protein MAQLSDDCFAFGGPMMSVDEAVSLIAARVTPVRDIESVALVGADGRILAHDIAAPLPLPPFTNSAVDGYAMASRDLPRKDEQAFPITGRVQAGGSAAAPVKPGQAMRIFTGAPMPDGADTVFMQEDVRLEDGQVVLPAGLKPGANVRPAGEDIPAGHAALKAGRRLRPQDVALVAAFGLTQLDVVRRIRVAVFSTGNELVSPGEARGAAQLFDSNRFMLMAMLARLGCEVSDLGILRDDRASLAHALQQVAATHDLILTTGGVSTGEEDHVKAAVESVGRLVLWRMAIKPGRPVAMGIIDGSPLIGLPGNPVASFVTFVHVVRPTVLALSGAMQDKLVPMPVRAGFAYKKKIARREYVRVSLRKAGDGAIEAVKFPREGAGLLSSLVDTDGLVELGEDVTQVEPGQTVAFLSYASLI; from the coding sequence ATGGCGCAACTGTCCGACGATTGCTTTGCCTTCGGCGGCCCGATGATGTCGGTCGATGAGGCCGTCAGCCTCATCGCCGCGCGCGTCACGCCGGTGCGGGATATCGAGAGCGTTGCGCTGGTCGGGGCCGATGGCCGGATTCTCGCGCACGATATTGCGGCGCCACTGCCGCTGCCGCCTTTCACAAATTCCGCGGTCGATGGCTACGCGATGGCGAGCCGCGACCTACCACGCAAGGACGAGCAGGCATTCCCGATCACCGGGCGCGTTCAGGCCGGCGGCTCCGCGGCGGCCCCGGTCAAACCGGGGCAGGCGATGCGCATCTTTACCGGCGCGCCGATGCCGGACGGCGCCGATACCGTGTTCATGCAGGAGGACGTCCGCCTCGAAGACGGCCAGGTTGTGCTTCCCGCCGGGCTGAAGCCGGGCGCCAATGTGCGGCCCGCGGGCGAGGACATTCCCGCAGGCCACGCCGCATTGAAGGCCGGCCGGCGGCTGCGGCCGCAGGATGTCGCGCTGGTCGCGGCCTTTGGCCTGACGCAGCTCGACGTCGTCAGGCGCATCCGCGTCGCGGTGTTCTCGACCGGCAACGAACTGGTTTCGCCCGGTGAAGCGCGCGGCGCGGCGCAGTTGTTCGATTCCAACCGCTTCATGCTGATGGCAATGCTGGCAAGGCTCGGCTGCGAGGTCAGCGATCTCGGCATCCTCAGGGACGATCGCGCCTCGCTCGCGCACGCCTTGCAGCAGGTGGCGGCGACGCACGACCTGATCCTCACCACCGGCGGCGTTTCGACCGGCGAGGAGGACCACGTCAAGGCAGCCGTCGAAAGCGTCGGCAGGCTGGTGCTGTGGCGGATGGCGATCAAGCCGGGACGCCCGGTCGCGATGGGGATCATCGACGGCTCGCCGCTCATCGGCCTGCCAGGCAATCCGGTGGCGAGTTTTGTTACTTTCGTTCACGTGGTGCGGCCGACCGTTCTGGCCTTGTCGGGCGCGATGCAGGACAAGCTGGTTCCGATGCCGGTCCGTGCCGGCTTTGCCTACAAAAAGAAAATCGCCCGCCGCGAATATGTCCGCGTCAGCCTGCGCAAGGCCGGTGACGGCGCGATCGAGGCCGTGAAGTTTCCGCGTGAGGGCGCGGGGCTGCTGTCCTCGCTGGTCGACACCGACGGCCTGGTCGAACTCGGCGAAGACGTCACGCAGGTCGAGCCCGGCCAGACGGTCGCCTTCCTGTCCTACGCCAGTCTGATTTGA